A part of Bacillus thuringiensis genomic DNA contains:
- a CDS encoding amino acid ABC transporter permease yields MYLSSALISDRLSTWIDIMQSSFMPMLKEAVFTTIPLTLITFIIGIILATLTALARISGSRILQWIARIYVSIIRGTPLLVQLFIIFYGLPTLNIEVEPYTAAVIGFSLNVGAYASEIIRASILSIPKGQWEAAYTIGMTYPQALKRVILPQATRVSIPPLSNTFISLVKDTSLASLILVTEMFRKAQEIAAMNYEFLIVYFEAGLIYWAICFLLSIVQQILEKRSERYTLK; encoded by the coding sequence ATGTATCTAAGTAGTGCGTTGATTTCAGATCGATTGTCTACTTGGATAGATATTATGCAGTCTTCCTTCATGCCTATGCTGAAGGAAGCTGTGTTTACGACAATTCCATTAACGCTTATTACATTTATTATCGGGATTATACTTGCGACGTTAACGGCGCTCGCGCGTATTTCAGGTAGTCGTATTTTACAATGGATTGCTCGTATCTATGTATCTATCATTCGCGGAACGCCACTTCTTGTACAATTATTTATTATTTTCTATGGTCTTCCAACTCTTAATATTGAAGTTGAGCCGTATACAGCAGCAGTTATTGGATTTTCGTTAAATGTTGGTGCGTATGCATCTGAAATTATTCGTGCTTCTATCCTTTCAATCCCGAAAGGACAGTGGGAAGCAGCTTACACAATTGGGATGACATACCCGCAAGCATTAAAACGTGTTATTTTACCACAAGCAACGCGTGTATCTATCCCGCCGCTTTCGAATACATTTATTAGTTTAGTGAAGGATACTTCATTAGCATCGTTAATTTTAGTAACAGAAATGTTCCGAAAAGCGCAGGAAATTGCGGCAATGAACTATGAGTTTTTAATTGTTTATTTCGAAGCAGGTCTAATTTATTGGGCAATTTGCTTCTTATTATCTATTGTGCAACAAATATTAGAAAAACGTTCAGAACGTTACACTCTAAAATAA
- the sasP gene encoding small acid-soluble spore protein, SasP family has translation MANQSSYNQLVVPGATAAIDQMKYEIAQEFGVQLGADSTARANGSVGGEITKRLVAMAEQSLGGFQK, from the coding sequence ATGGCAAACCAAAGTTCTTACAATCAATTAGTAGTACCAGGAGCAACAGCTGCAATCGATCAAATGAAGTACGAAATCGCTCAAGAATTTGGTGTACAATTAGGAGCAGATTCTACGGCTCGCGCTAACGGTTCAGTTGGTGGAGAAATTACAAAACGTCTAGTTGCAATGGCTGAACAAAGCCTTGGCGGATTCCAAAAATAA
- a CDS encoding amino acid ABC transporter substrate-binding protein: MKKLFSVLAVTTLAIGIVAGCGKEEKKDTANQDALQKIKQSGELVIGTEGTYPPFTFHDSSNKLTGFDVELAEEVSKRLGVKPVFKETQWDSLLAGLDAKRFDMVANEVGIREDRQKKYDFSSPYVSSSAVLVIAKDKDKPATFADVKGLKAAQSLTSNYADIAKKNGAEITNVEGFSQAAELLNTGRVDFTINDKLSVLNYLETKKDAKIKIVDTEKEASQSGFLFRKGSDKLVQEVNKALEDMKKDGTYDKIAKKWFGENVSK, translated from the coding sequence ATGAAAAAATTATTTTCAGTACTTGCAGTAACTACATTAGCGATCGGGATTGTAGCGGGCTGTGGTAAAGAAGAGAAAAAAGATACAGCTAATCAAGATGCGTTACAAAAGATAAAACAAAGTGGTGAACTTGTAATTGGAACAGAAGGTACATATCCACCGTTCACATTCCACGATTCAAGCAATAAATTAACTGGATTTGATGTTGAATTAGCAGAAGAAGTTTCAAAACGTTTAGGAGTAAAACCTGTATTTAAAGAAACACAATGGGATAGCTTACTTGCTGGTCTAGATGCAAAACGTTTCGATATGGTTGCAAACGAAGTTGGTATTCGTGAAGATCGTCAAAAGAAATATGACTTCTCTAGCCCATACGTATCATCTTCAGCGGTATTAGTTATTGCGAAAGATAAAGATAAACCGGCTACATTTGCTGATGTAAAAGGATTAAAAGCAGCACAATCTTTAACAAGTAACTATGCAGATATTGCTAAGAAAAATGGCGCAGAAATCACGAATGTAGAAGGCTTTAGCCAAGCTGCAGAATTATTAAACACTGGTCGTGTTGATTTCACAATTAATGATAAATTATCAGTGTTGAACTACTTAGAAACGAAAAAAGATGCAAAAATTAAAATTGTAGATACAGAAAAAGAAGCGTCACAAAGTGGATTCTTATTCCGTAAAGGTAGCGACAAGCTAGTACAAGAAGTAAATAAAGCGTTAGAAGATATGAAAAAAGATGGTACGTACGATAAAATAGCGAAAAAATGGTTCGGTGAAAATGTATCTAAGTAG
- a CDS encoding YheC/YheD family protein — translation MKEHIYTLNISDEHPNSITLPYIFSITPPITSLSFGVRHVASEEVKIHYSFTREIIIGQQIAEKLLLPHSTTIHAFTQNETIIFGPLIGIFTTGFNDDSSNPLGNRSTSLGELLTPPFALRPFVFVFGVQHIDWEDETIEGYFFQEGQWIKKKVPLPNVIYDRLPNRKAENYKPIVRAKRKLEHDYAIPWFNPGFFNKWEVHQLLMKDESIIPLLPNTEAFQHFEQVERFLGTYKSVYMKPIHGSFGRNIHQIFYSQTENCYYCRYRENEENKLRKYQSLETLLNHVLKGHDLKKFIVQQGISLLRFDGQPVDFRIHTNKNHFGQWMVSAIVAKIAGKGSLTTHVNSGGDTKLLQELFPDSTKQVQIENKLKHTALQISYALDEQVTGNIGEIGFDIGLDTGENPWLFEANSKPGRTVFQDEKLKEQSELTRQLFYEYAIYLTEHSLRDAKEKMSQIKSGAPSNTEHIPSPMIHSQIRKQKLPPHS, via the coding sequence TTGAAAGAGCATATATATACATTAAATATTTCAGATGAGCATCCAAATAGTATTACTTTACCTTATATTTTTTCCATTACACCACCCATTACATCCCTTTCCTTCGGCGTACGCCATGTTGCAAGTGAAGAGGTGAAAATTCATTATTCCTTTACTCGCGAAATCATTATCGGACAACAAATTGCAGAGAAGCTTTTGCTTCCTCATTCCACTACTATCCATGCATTCACGCAAAATGAAACCATTATTTTCGGACCATTAATCGGGATTTTCACAACTGGTTTTAACGATGACTCTTCTAACCCTTTAGGAAACCGATCAACTTCTCTTGGCGAGTTACTAACGCCGCCATTCGCCTTGCGACCATTTGTATTCGTTTTTGGTGTGCAACATATAGACTGGGAAGATGAAACAATTGAAGGGTATTTCTTTCAAGAAGGGCAATGGATTAAGAAAAAAGTCCCGTTACCGAATGTCATTTACGATCGATTACCAAATCGTAAAGCCGAAAATTATAAACCAATCGTAAGAGCAAAAAGAAAATTAGAGCATGACTATGCTATTCCATGGTTTAATCCAGGATTTTTCAATAAATGGGAAGTACATCAACTTCTTATGAAAGATGAATCCATTATTCCCTTATTACCAAACACGGAAGCATTTCAACATTTCGAACAAGTAGAACGATTTCTTGGCACGTATAAATCTGTTTACATGAAACCGATACACGGTAGCTTTGGGAGAAACATTCATCAAATATTTTACTCTCAAACAGAGAATTGCTACTACTGTCGTTATCGCGAAAATGAAGAAAATAAACTAAGAAAGTATCAATCATTAGAAACGCTTCTGAACCATGTGTTAAAAGGACATGATTTAAAAAAGTTTATCGTACAACAAGGTATTTCCTTACTTCGCTTCGATGGGCAACCTGTTGATTTTCGCATTCATACAAATAAAAATCATTTCGGCCAGTGGATGGTCAGTGCAATCGTTGCAAAAATTGCTGGGAAAGGTAGCTTAACAACGCATGTAAATAGCGGTGGCGATACAAAATTACTGCAAGAACTTTTTCCAGATTCAACGAAACAAGTTCAGATTGAAAATAAATTAAAACATACAGCCTTACAAATCAGTTACGCGCTCGATGAACAAGTAACCGGAAATATCGGAGAGATTGGTTTTGATATCGGTTTAGACACAGGGGAAAACCCGTGGCTCTTTGAAGCAAACTCTAAACCTGGGCGAACTGTATTCCAAGATGAAAAGTTAAAAGAACAAAGTGAACTGACGCGCCAATTATTTTACGAATATGCCATCTACTTAACTGAACATTCTTTGCGCGATGCAAAAGAAAAAATGTCTCAAATAAAATCCGGAGCTCCATCAAACACCGAACATATCCCGTCTCCTATGATTCACTCGCAAATACGAAAACAAAAACTTCCACCTCATTCATAA
- a CDS encoding amino acid ABC transporter ATP-binding protein, with translation MISIQHLQKSFGDNTVLKHIDLSVEKGEVVVIIGPSGSGKTTFLRCLNVLETPNAGNIRIGNKELDFSQKVSKKDIVNLRTQTGMVFQHHNLFPHLTALQNVMEGLVTVKKMGKEEAKKKANYFLEKVGLADKVDLYPFQLSGGQQQRVGIARALAMEPEVLLFDEPTSALDPELVQEVLKVMKELAKEGMTMVIVTHEMRFAHQIANRVIFMDGGVVVEQGTPEDVFTNPKEERTKKFLQMLQ, from the coding sequence ATGATTTCAATTCAACATTTACAAAAAAGTTTCGGAGACAATACCGTACTAAAACATATAGATCTATCCGTTGAGAAGGGGGAGGTTGTTGTTATTATCGGCCCATCTGGATCTGGTAAAACGACATTCCTGCGTTGTCTCAACGTGCTAGAAACGCCAAACGCTGGTAATATTCGCATCGGTAATAAAGAGCTCGACTTCTCTCAAAAAGTATCGAAGAAAGATATTGTCAATCTTCGTACGCAAACAGGTATGGTATTCCAGCACCATAATCTATTTCCGCATTTAACAGCACTTCAAAATGTAATGGAAGGGCTCGTTACAGTGAAAAAGATGGGGAAAGAAGAAGCGAAGAAAAAAGCAAACTATTTCCTTGAAAAAGTTGGTCTTGCGGATAAAGTAGACTTATATCCGTTCCAATTATCAGGCGGACAACAACAGCGCGTTGGAATTGCTCGCGCGCTTGCGATGGAGCCGGAAGTGTTACTATTTGATGAGCCAACGTCAGCACTTGATCCTGAACTCGTTCAAGAAGTTCTGAAAGTCATGAAAGAACTTGCTAAAGAAGGCATGACGATGGTTATTGTCACGCACGAAATGCGTTTTGCGCATCAAATTGCGAACCGCGTTATTTTCATGGATGGCGGTGTCGTTGTCGAACAAGGTACACCAGAAGATGTATTTACAAATCCAAAAGAAGAACGCACGAAAAAGTTTTTACAAATGTTGCAGTAA